A single genomic interval of Granulicella tundricola MP5ACTX9 harbors:
- a CDS encoding DMT family transporter — translation MRVLKPATLARVLLLGTVLVWGGSFVVVKAALGDASPLLFNLIRMSLAAVVLAGVNWRELHGVTRAQVRAGALAGLFLALGYQFQTFGLVRTTAAKSAFITGLVVVFVPLLTLVPRFRPAGMRAPGWTAGVGACLAFGGLLLVTTPAGTAAKDIFGTIGLGDLLTLVCALAFAGHLLILARVSKGMGAGLLGTLQIADAAGVMLVTLPLEPVHFFHLTGRLVVALGVTSVLATAAAFTIQSYAQQHLPATQTAVILTLEPVFAWLTSMVVLGERLSGRSMAGAGLILISIALIELLPGTIHSTEIPG, via the coding sequence ATGAGGGTTCTGAAGCCGGCGACTCTGGCCAGGGTTCTGCTGCTGGGGACAGTGCTGGTTTGGGGTGGGTCGTTTGTGGTGGTGAAGGCGGCGCTAGGGGATGCTTCCCCGCTGCTGTTCAACCTGATCCGTATGTCGCTGGCTGCGGTGGTGCTGGCGGGTGTTAACTGGCGGGAGTTGCATGGGGTCACCAGGGCGCAGGTGCGGGCTGGGGCTTTGGCGGGACTGTTTCTGGCGCTGGGGTACCAGTTTCAGACGTTTGGGCTGGTGCGGACTACCGCGGCAAAGTCTGCGTTTATCACCGGGCTGGTGGTGGTGTTTGTGCCTCTACTGACGCTCGTGCCGAGGTTTCGGCCTGCGGGGATGCGGGCTCCGGGATGGACGGCGGGGGTTGGGGCTTGTCTGGCGTTTGGCGGGCTGCTGCTGGTGACGACTCCGGCGGGGACCGCTGCGAAGGATATCTTTGGAACGATTGGGCTTGGCGATCTGCTGACGCTGGTGTGTGCTCTGGCGTTTGCGGGGCACCTGCTGATCCTGGCCAGGGTGTCCAAGGGGATGGGCGCGGGGTTGCTGGGGACGCTGCAGATTGCGGATGCGGCGGGGGTGATGCTGGTGACGCTGCCACTGGAGCCGGTGCATTTTTTTCACCTGACGGGACGGCTGGTGGTAGCGCTGGGGGTGACGAGTGTGCTGGCGACGGCGGCAGCGTTCACCATCCAGAGCTACGCGCAGCAGCATCTGCCAGCGACGCAGACTGCGGTGATCCTGACGCTGGAGCCTGTGTTTGCCTGGCTGACGTCGATGGTGGTGCTGGGTGAGCGGTTGAGCGGGCGGTCAATGGCTGGGGCGGGTTTGATCTTGATTTCGATTGCTCTGATCGAACTTTTGCCGGGCACGATTCACTCGACGGAGATCCCGGGCTG